A stretch of the Xiphias gladius isolate SHS-SW01 ecotype Sanya breed wild chromosome 19, ASM1685928v1, whole genome shotgun sequence genome encodes the following:
- the nono gene encoding non-POU domain-containing octamer-binding protein gives MQGNRGPQQNHGPNRPGDQKKPGGINTNGQQPDTSEQTSPSEALTLDLHSFRKPGEKTFTQRSRLFVGNLPTGVTEEDIEKLFAKYGKANEIFVNKERGFGFIRLETRIIAEIARAELDDTLFRGRPIRVRFATHGAALSVKNLPEFVSNELLEEAFAVFGQIERAVVIVDDRGRPTGKGIVEYTSKPAARKALDKCSDGAYLLTAFPRPVTVEPMEQFDEEEGLSEKLINKNQQYHKEREQPPRFAQPGTFEYEYAMRWKALMEMEKQQYEMVDRNMKEAQEKLEAEMEAARHEHQVMLMRQDLLRRQEELRRMEELHSQEVQKRKQAELRQEEERRRREEEMRMRNEEMMKRQQEGFRGNFSESREQDMRMHMGMAAENTPVMAGPGTNNMSGGGQGGFPRGLPGPGDYGPNKQRRF, from the coding sequence ATGCAAGGAAACAGAGGCCCCCAGCAGAACCACGGACCCAACCGCCCGGGAGACCAGAAAAAACCGGGAGGAATAAACACCAACGGCCAGCAGCCTGATACCAGCGAGCAGACCAGCCCGAGTGAGGCCTTAACCCTGGACCTGCACAGCTTCAGGAAGCCCGGGGAGAAGACCTTCACCCAGCGCAGCAGGCTGTTTGTAGGAAACCTCCCAACTGGAGTTACCGAAGAGGACATCGAGAAGCTGTTCGCCAAGTACGGGAAGGCCAATGAGATCTTTGTCAACAAGGAAAGAGGCTTCGGCTTCATCCGGCTGGAGACCAGGATCATAGCAGAGATTGCCAGAGCCGAGCTGGACGATACTTTGTTCAGGGGCAGGCCCATACGGGTGAGGTTTGCAACACACGGTGCTGCTTTATCTGTGAAAAATTTGCCAGAGTTTGTGTCCAACGAGCTGCTTGAGGAGGCCTTTGCCGTCTTTGGTCAGATAGAAAGAGCTGTGGTCATAGTGGATGACCGAGGGAGACCCACGGGGAAGGGAATAGTAGAGTACACCTCAAAGCCAGCTGCAAGAAAAGCTCTGGATAAGTGCAGTGATGGTGCCTATCTTCTCACAGCTTTCCCTCGCCCTGTTACAGTGGAACCTATGGAACAGTTCGATGAAGAGGAGGGACTCTCAGAAAAGCTCATAAACAAAAACCAGCAGTATCATAAAGAGCGTGAGCAGCCACCTCGATTTGCTCAGCCAGGTACCTTTGAGTATGAATATGCCATGCGCTGGAAGGCCCTGATGGAGATGGAGAAGCAGCAGTACGAAATGGTGGACCGCAACATGAAAGAGGCTCAGGAGAAGCTGGAGGCCGAGATGGAGGCGGCCAGACACGAGCATCAGGTTATGCTGATGAGGCAGGACCTGCTGAGGCGGCAGGAGGAGCTGCGGAGGATGGAGGAGCTCCACAGTCAGGAGGTGCAGAAAAGGAAACAGGCTGAGCTCCGGCAGGAGGAGGAACGccggaggagagaggaagagatgaggatGCGCAACGAGGAAATGATGAAGAGGCAGCAGGAGGGCTTCAGAGGCAACTTCTCTGAAAGTAGGGAGCAAGACATGAGGATGCATATGGGCATGGCTGCTGAGAATACTCCAGTGATGGCAGGGCCAGGAACCAACAACATGTCTGGAGGAGGCCAGGGTGGCTTCCCCAGAGGCCTCCCTGGACCTGGAGACTATGGACCTAATAAACAACGCAGATTTTGA